A single window of Crassostrea angulata isolate pt1a10 chromosome 8, ASM2561291v2, whole genome shotgun sequence DNA harbors:
- the LOC128160077 gene encoding uncharacterized protein LOC128160077 — MFLTKVKLVYVFSHFKQYIGRRQPNRNVGTRDEESIDLMQGTPIEITNRAQRPKNVFDKAKDFLTKEGMVVITGVQGSGKTFLAKSLVNDLHMDGNIKECSKICSLSQLYVGASDKIDIYIIDDIFYELQLYEKFKETLEALNEFLDAAEKTPVIITIPSYTWMCNKDEFDHKFYKVQVDLDEREESEKLAMLNTLKTQYDVSREQMEKLIELQNEILVTSHACIGFPAFVSWMYKQPSIEKMKKCLSHPLKLMSEEISSIKKAETVEERGKFLVLSYICLRDGRINVKNVDKELLDSLKECYAPEFEDEDLPKYCESMVGYYLLTDENGWFEFDLNIMKKIVFVSLANDDTAFVKKHCKNDYFKYVINKKDLCPRNVEEWYTECFTKV; from the coding sequence atgtttttaacaaaagtgaaacttgtatatgtattttcaCATTTCAAACAATACATAGGTCGTCGACAACCTAATAGAAATGTTGGTACACGAGATGAAGAATCCATAGATCTGATGCAAGGAACTCCTATAGAAATAACAAACCGAGCCCAAAGACCAAAAAATGTGTTTGATAAAGCGAAAGACTTTCTTACTAAGGAAGGCATGGTAGTGATTACAGGAGTTCAGGGATCtggtaaaacatttttagcGAAATCTTTAGTCAATGATCTACACATGGATGGCAACATAAAGGAATGTTCTAAGATTTGTAGTCTCAGTCAATTGTATGTTGGAGCGAGTGACAAAATAGATATCTATATAATCGATGACATATTTTATGAGTTACAATTGTATGAGAAATTCAAAGAAACTCTTGAAGCTCTCAATGAGTTTTTAGATGCGGCTGAAAAAACCCCTGTTATCATCACCATTCCTTCATACACTTGGATGTGTAATAAAGACGAATTTGACCATAAGTTTTATAAAGTGCAAGTAGATTTAGATGAAAGAGAAGAGAGTGAGAAATTAGCTAtgttaaacactttaaaaacgCAATATGATGTATCCCGCGAACAAATGGAGAAACTGATTGAATTGCAAAATGAAATACTGGTAACATCACATGCGTGCATTGGTTTTCCGGCATTTGTTTCATGGATGTACAAACAGCCAAGcattgaaaaaatgaagaaatgtcTTAGTCATCCACTGAAATTGATGAGTGAAGAAATCTCTTCGATAAAAAAAGCAGAAACAGTAGAAGAAAGAGGGAAGTTTTTGGTATTATCGTATATTTGTCTCAGAGATGGaagaataaatgttaaaaatgttgacAAGGAACTATTAGATTCTTTAAAGGAATGTTATGCTCCTGAATTCGAGGATGAGGATTTACCGAAATACTGTGAAAGCATGGTGGGTTATTATCTGTTGACTGATGAAAACGGTTGGtttgaatttgatttgaatatcaTGAAAAAGATTGTGTTTGTTAGTTTAGCAAATGATGATACAGCGTTTGTTAAAAAACATTGCAAAAATGATTACtttaagtatgtaataaataaaaaagatcttTGTCCTAGAAATGTTGAGGAATGGTACACAGAATGTTTTACGAAGGTTTAG